The following are from one region of the Pocillopora verrucosa isolate sample1 chromosome 3, ASM3666991v2, whole genome shotgun sequence genome:
- the LOC131798973 gene encoding RNA-binding protein 28, translated as MALDENENETPPKKKLKSIDQEESVIKSQRREPKNDMGRTIKLTKLAEGLNQNHIRKKFRKIGPVEKVTFPAEGQDTSTAFVVYQTHKDAREAVRKLSGKIFKGNTIGVSLLSKEGKTPSQRSLKKSKLIVRNLSFKCNEEDLRKFFTQFGQISDVHIPTKMDGKRKRRLGFGFVQFCNVFEAAKAIKETNMKEIAGRPVAVDWALAKSDYKEKKGMEETQAEKTRVTDENTDDNQDEDISVDVSNDDSDVESDEEKSGSSDTGDDEEEEENEVSDQEHEQEEEASKAKKTKQPSDVKEGKTLFIRNISFDTSEESLYELFEQFGEVDYCKMVEDKRTGHSRGMAFVKFKTVEGAEKCLVEADKDGSGISLDNFKLNVTKAVTRGKAAELAKEKKLDGTKDTRDKRNLYLAKEGLITPGSEAAQGLSKADLVKRQKAEAEKKAKLENPNNFVSTTRLCVRNLPLNVDDKKLQEIFGTATGKRMRVKKVLIIRSKDRLDSTGRGRSMGYGFIEFTNHKDALAVLRVTNNNPAIFGPDRRPIVDFSIENSLVLKAKQRHVEKAQHKQQQSVDEHARDEQPKTNKERRLERNQKRREKRVRKREARKKRKLEEGRNSEGGKIAQERNKVIKAVNSSNLSSSKAKKFENLSRMDVTQSESKRGKKNVGRNKQSSFVLRNNSRTKVTSGTAPNVSPYLKMVNRASKERQDSEFKVSKTSDAPNRKRKGARKRQQEQNDESKFSQMVSKYKNKLFGMDNNESSLKRTRWFQ; from the exons ATGGCCttggatgaaaatgaaaatgaaactccACCCAAAAAGAAGTTGAAGAGCATTGATCAGGAGGAAAGCGTGATTAAATCCCAGCGCAGAGAACCAAAAAATGATATGGGTAGAACAATTAAACTGACAAAACTTGCTGAAGGCCTTAATCAGAACcatattagaaaaaaatttcgtaAGATTGGGCCTGTAGAAAAGGTTACATTCCCAGCAGAGGGACAGGATACATCAACTGCATTTGTCGTTTATCAGACCCATAAAGATGCCAGAGAAGCTGTAAGGAAACTCAGTGGAAAGATTTTTAAAGGCAATACTATTGGAGTTTCACTTCTCTCTAAAGAAGGGAAGACACCTAGCCAGaggtctttaaaaaaatccaagctcaTTGTCAGAAATTTATCATTTAAGTGCAATGAAGAAGACCTCAGAAAGTTTTTCACGCAGTTTGGCCAGATTTCTGATGTTCACATTCCAACCAAGATGGATGGAAAACGAAAGCGTCGGCTTGGTTTTGGGTTTGTACAGTTTTGTAATGTTTTTGAGGCTGCAAAGGCCATCAAAGAGACAAACATGAAGGAGATTGCTGGAAGACCTGTTGCTGTTGACTGGGCCCTGGCCAAATCTGACTATAAGGAGAAGAAAGGCATGGAAG AAACACAGGCTGAAAAGACGAGAGTCACAGATGAGAACACAGATGATAACCAAGATGAAGACATCAGTGTTGATGTTTCTAACGATGACTCCGATGTGGAATCAGACGAAGAAAAATCTGGCAGCTCTGATACTGGAGACGATGAAGAGGAGGAGGAAAATGAAGTCAGCGATCAAGAACACGAACAGGAGGAAGAAGCCTCGAAAGCCAAGAAAACTAAGCAACCTTCAGATGTCAAAGAAGGCAAGACTTTATTCATCCGGAACATATCGTTTGACACTAGCGAGGAATCACTTTACGAATTGTTTGAACAATTTGGAGAGGTAGACTATTGTAAGATGGTTGAGGACAAAAGGACCGGTCACAGCCGTGGAATGGCGTTTGTGAAGTTTAAAACGGTTGAAGGCGCCGAAAAGTGTCTTGTGGAAGCAGACAAAGATGGATCCG GCATTTCCTTGGACAATTTTAAACTGAATGTGACGAAAGCAGTAACGCGTGGAAAGGCGGCAGAACTAGCAAAGGAAAAGAAGCTGGACGGAACCAAGGATACAAGGGACAAACGTAATTTATATCTGGCTAAAGAAGGTTTAATTACACCAGGCTCAGAAGCTGCTCAGGGCTTGTCTAAAGCTGATTTAGTGAAGAGACAGAAAGCTGAAGCAGAGAAGAAAGCAAAGCTAGAAAATCCAAATAATTTCGTCTCAACAACCCG GCTTTGTGTTCGAAACCTGCCTCTAAATGTAGACGACAAGAAATTGCAAGAGATCTTCGGCACCGCCACAGGAAAGAGGATGCGCGTGAAGAAAGTGCTGATTATCCGGAGTAAAGATAGGTTAGACAGCACAGGCCGTGGACGTTCCATGGGATACGGATTCATAGAATTCACCAATCACAAAGACGCTCTTGCCGTCTTGAGAGTCACCAATAACAATCCCGCCATATTTGGACCGGATCGTCGACCAATTGTGGATTTCTCGATAGAAAATAGCCTCGTCCTCAAGGCGAAGCAGCGTCATGTAGAGAAGGCTCAGCACAAGCAGCAGCAGAGCGTCGACGAGCATGCGCGCGATGAACAACCCAAGACAAATAAGGAGAGAAGGCTGGAGCGAAATCAGAAGCGAAGAGAAAAACGAGTGAGAAAGAGAGAAGCGAGAAAGAAACGAAAATTGGAAGAGGGCAGGAACAGCGAAGGCGGCAAAATAGCGCaggaaagaaacaaagttaTTAAGGCAGTGAACAGTTCAAACTTATCCTCATCGaaagcaaagaaatttgaaaatttgtccagAATGGACGTTACACAATCTGAGTCGAAGCGAGGTAAAAAGAATGttggaagaaataaacaatCTTCTTTTGTTCTTAGAAACAATTCTCGTACCAAAGTCACATCAGGTACCGCCCCAAATGTTAGTCCCTACCTTAAAATGGTAAATAGAGCTTCAAAAGAAAGACAAGACAGTGAATTTAAAGTGAGCAAAACCTCCGATGCCCCAAATAGAAAGAGGAAAGGCGCCCGGAAACGACAACAGGAGCAGAACGACGAGTCGAAGTTCTCTCAGATGGTGTCTAAGTACAAGAACAAACTGTTTGGAATGGATAATAATGAATCATCCTTAAAACGCACGCGTTGGTTTCAGTAA
- the LOC136279701 gene encoding RNA-binding protein 28-like — translation MAADRNEDSKVKDGSAVSQKVLFVRNLPFSTKDQDLENIFSDVGPIKRSFVIRDKDVKNSCRGFGYVTFALAEDAQRALDIVKSFGGRQLSVCFANKKPKHEKRKRERELHPEGDNDDSQSELRL, via the exons ATGGCGGCTGATCGTAACGAGGATAGCAAAGTTAAAGATGGTTCGGCAGTCTCTCAGAAGGTGCTATTTGTACGTAATCTACCCTTTTCTACAAAAGACCAAGATCTCGAAAATATATTCAGTGACGTTGGACCTATCAAACGTAGTTTTGTGATTCGAGACAAAG ATGTCAAGAACTCCTGTAGAGGATTTGGTTACGTTACATTTGCGCTCGCCGAAGATGCACAAAGAGCTTTAGATATTGTGAAATCATTTGGAGGACGACAACTCAGTGTTTgctttgcaaataaaaaacccaaacatgaaaagagaaaaagggaacGGGAATTGCATCCTGAGGGTGACAATGATGACAGTCAAAGTGAGTTACGGTTATAA
- the LOC131798968 gene encoding conserved oligomeric Golgi complex subunit 4, whose amino-acid sequence MAAHELDVYSLTDIAEIQKAYAQIHLHEQKLNNELDAILENQPRLDTKLNTLQNVIPNLQLVMRDAQHLHTMISNTSDLAEKVSSKVRLLDLVKNRVQETIKRVDDILDLKACVDGVQTALNTEHFEQAAAHIHRYLNLDEQVLRDLAEDSKEGSDLAGAFVLLHEAETKLKRIVNDKFEAAIQNGDRGSVERFFKIFPLLGQHQVGLEKYARYLCTQIAAQCQKNLDNAVAVKDSDRHVNVVFANTLTLLFENIARMVEEHQPFVETYYGPGKMFILLQAMQAECDKQVNQVVDQFMKKRQFTEKFKSVQGSQTFRGSSGNLDRYDPRELDVVLREVVVMNARAEMYLQFLEKRITDDMANVPEEEKTEELLGIQDKVIANCELNRRMQELIGNYIYMEEYFMRETVMKAVKMDITEGGDDEAVTSSMVDDVFFIVQKAVRRALSSSSVDGTCAMLNHACALLSSDYRDVLTARLKAGFPSGSLDLSGMLQGKLQVGYSTTAENAAARKAFLVTLNNLEVSSNNIQKLKKDLEIECDRNLAFGDAAKLKLESCLSDLMNTSNIFKDLLQGGLYQLCSTAVIPRLKPLIDGFNSTSHNISEEEFAFYEVNDPFVQNFITSLDSILTSFKVPLTPSNYDSLVSMAATEITTQLETSVMKASFNRLGGLQFDKELRSLVGYLTAVTQWTIRDKFARLTQIATVLNLEKVGEIMDYWGPNSGPMTWRLTPTEVRQVLSLRVDFRIEDINRLKL is encoded by the exons ATGGCTGCCCACGAATTGGATGTTTACAGCTTAACAGATATCGCTGAAATACAAAAAGCTTACGCACAAATCCATCTTCATGAG CAAAAACTTAACAATGAACTGGATGCTATACTGGAAAACCAACCAAGACTTGACACAAAACTTAACACGCTACAGAATGTAAT TCCAAACCTGCAGTTGGTAATGAGAGATGCCCAACATTTACATACCATGATTTCCAATACATCAGATTTGGCAGAAAAAGTCAGCAGTAAAGTGCGACTTCTGGATCTTGTTAAG AACCGTGTCCAAGAAACAATAAAACGTGTGGATGACATCCTTGATTTAAAG GCTTGTGTGGATGGTGTGCAAACAGCACTAAATACAGAACACTTTGAGCAG GCTGCAGCACATATTCACAGATATCTCAACCTGGATGAACAAGTCCTCAGAGACTTAGCAGAGGACTCAAAAGAAG GTTCTGACTTAGCAGGGGCCTTTGTGTTGCTACATGAAGCAGagacaaaactgaaaagaatTGTAAATGACAAGTTTGAGGCTGCTATACAAAATGGTGACAGAGGTTCTGTAGAAAG gtttttcaaaatttttcctttactgGGTCAACACCAAGTTGGACTTGAAAAGTATGCAAGATATTTGTGCACTCAG ATTGCTGCCCAGTGCCAGAAGAATTTGGACAATGCTGTTGCTGTCAAAGACTCAG atcGTCATGTCAATGTTGTGTTTGCAAATACTCTCACTTTACTGTTTGAGAACATTGCACGTATGGTGGAAGAACATCAGCCATTTGTAGAGACTTACTATG GTCCTGGCAAAATGTTCATTCTGCTACAAGCTATGCAG GCTGAGTGTGACAAGCAAGTTAATCAAGTTGTTGACCAGTTTATGAAAAAGAGACAGTTCACAGAAAAG TTCAAATCTGTTCAGGGCAGTCAAACCTTCAGAGGTTCTTCTGGTAACCTTGATAG GTATGACCCCAGAGAGCTTGATGTTGTCTTGCGTGAAGTTGTTGTGATGAATGCAAGAGCTGAAATGTATTTACAGTTCTTGGAGAAAAGGATCACA GATGACATGGCAAATGTTCctgaagaggaaaaaacagaAG AACTATTAGGAATTCAAGACAAAGTTATTGCCAATTGTGAACTAAACAGAAGAATGCAG gAGCTGATAGGAAACTACATCTACATGGAAGAGTACTTTATGAGAGAAACAGTGATGAAA GCTGTAAAGATGGACATCACAGAGGGTGGTGATGATGAAGCTGTCACTTCCAGCATGGTGGATGATGTCTTCTTTATCGTACAAAAGGCTGTTAG ACGAGCCTTATCTAGCTCTAGTGTGGATGGAACATGTGCAATGCTGAATCATGCATG TGCTCTTCTGTCATCTGATTACCGTGATGTGCTAACTGCCCGATTAAAAGCAGGTTTTCCATCTGGAAG TCTTGATTTATCTGGAATGTTGCAAGGAAAGCTGCAAGTGGGCTACTCCACAACGGCTGAAAATGCAGCCGCCCGGAAGGCTTTCCTT GTGACACTTAACAACCTTGAAGTTAGCAGCAACAACATTCAGAAGCTAAAGAAAGATCTTGAG ATTGAATGTGACAGGAACTTGGCTTTTGGAGATGCTGCTAAACTGAAATTAGAG AGCTGTCTTTCAGACTTGATGAACacatcaaatattttcaaggATTTACTTCAA GGTGGATTATATCAGTTATGTTCTACTGCTGTCATACCAAGATTAAAACCCCTCATCGATGGATTCAATTCAACAAGCCACAACATATCAGAG GAGGAATTTGCTTTTTATGAAGTGAATGATCCATTTGTTCAGAATTTCATCACAAGTTTAGACTCAATCTTAACATCTTTTAAG GTTCCACTGACACCTTCCAACTATGACTCTTTAGTAAGCATGGCAGCCACTGAAATAACAACTCAACTGGAAACCTCGGTCATGAAAGCGAGTTTTAACAGA CTTGGTGGTCTTCAGTTTGACAAGGAACTACGTTCGCTGGTCGGTTACCTGACAGCTGTCACTCAGTGGACCATACGAGACAAGTTTGCCAGACTCACACAGATTGCCACTGTCCTCAACTTAGAGAAG GTGGGCGAGATTATGGATTACTGGGGTCCTAATTCAGGACCAATGACTTGGAGACTTACTCCTACGGAAGTCAGACAAGTCCTGTCATTAAG gGTCGATTTCAGAATTGAGGATATCAACCGATTAAAACTTTAA
- the LOC131798964 gene encoding activating signal cointegrator 1-like: protein MAVVSTEVKAWCIQELLKIRDVDDDLTGYILSLNTASELESYLRSFLDLKNREHQQILVEFSNVVRTETTNTSDASDTFSYSQKCSGELGNGLNDPPIYPGIQTKKKAPKFVPLYGAEGQSRTSVLLPGRHPCECLAQKHDLVNNCTDCGRIVCKQEGSGPCFFCGALVCTKEEQEILARNSKKSHKLHEKLLKQGIENDSRTKLGEGLQRAIAHKNRLIEYDKSGVRRTKVIDDECDYFASDTNKWLSQEEREVLKKKENEVREKRYGSRRQMKVTLDFAGRKVVDENEPEVDFDADSSVLASGYYNLDKNTKPPRVANLNFPNVSSLKFVSSEKGGNKAPNYEGVLEKKHGKEVLRIQDKEFQEMSDTGACLSMHQPWASLLVLGIKRVEGRTWYSAHRGRLWIAAAAKQPTQQEIAAVESMYKTLYGNENVVFPEHYPVSCLLGCVDLVECLAQEDYKEEFPEGESESPYVFICENPQQLALKFPVKGQHKIWKLDLAIHKAAKGGLRKSA, encoded by the coding sequence ATGGCGGTGGTCTCTACAGAAGTGAAGGCATGGTGTATCCAAGAATTGTTGAAAATTAGAGACGTCGACGACGATTTGACGGGGTATATTTTGTCACTGAATACTGCTAGTGAATTAGAATCATATTTGCGAAGTTTTCTAGATCTCAAGAATCGCGAACATCAGCAAATTCTGGTGGAATTTTCCAATGTAGTGAGGACGGAAACTACGAACACCTCAGATGCTAGCGATACTTTTTCTTACTCCCAAAAATGTTCAGGTGAACTTGGTAATGGGTTAAATGATCCACCTATTTATCCAGGaatacaaacaaagaagaaagcCCCTAAGTTTGTGCCACTGTATGGGGCAGAGGGACAATCGCGCACTTCGGTTCTCCTTCCCGGAAGACACCCATGCGAGTGCTTGGCTCAGAAACACGATCTGGTCAATAACTGCACAGATTGTGGACGGATTGTCTGTAAACAGGAAGGCTCAGGGCCTTGCTTTTTCTGTGGAGCTTTGGTTTGCACTAAAGAAGAGCAAGAGATACTGGCGCGGAATTCAAAAAAGAGTCACAAACTCCACGAGAAACTACTGAAGCAAGGGATAGAAAACGACTCACGTACAAAATTAGGCGAAGGCCTACAAAGAGCAATTGCTCATAAGAACAGACTCATAGAGTATGACAAGAGTGGTGTCCGTCGTACCAAAGTGATTGATGATGAGTGTGATTACTTTGCTAGTGACACCAATAAGTGGCTGTCTCAAGAGGAGAGGgaagttttaaagaagaaagaaaacgaagtGCGGGAAAAGCGTTATGGTTCACGCAGGCAGATGAAGGTTACCCTTGACTTTGCAGGTCGAAAGGTTGTTGATGAGAATGAACCTGAGGTTGATTTTGATGCTGATTCATCCGTTCTTGCTTCAGGTTATTATAATTTGGATAAAAATACCAAACCACCAAGAGTTGCTAATCTTAATTTTCCAAATGtctcttctttaaaatttgtttcctctGAGAAAGGAGGTAACAAAGCACCTAACTATGAAGGTGTTTTGGAGAAAAAACATGGTAAAGAAGTTTTACGTATCCAGGATAAGGAATTCCAAGAGATGAGTGATACAGGTGCTTGCTTAAGTATGCATCAGCCTTGGGCATCACTCCTTGTGTTGGGTATCAAGAGAGTAGAAGGCCGCACATGGTACAGTGCTCATCGTGGACGTCTATGGATTGCAGCAGCTGCTAAGCAGCCAACTCAACAGGAAATTGCAGCAGTGGAGAGTATGTACAAGACTCTGTATGGGAATGAAAATGTTGTATTCCCTGAGCATTACCCTGTATCATGTCTACTTGGGTGCGTAGATCTCGTGGAATGTCTTGCCCAAGAAGATTACAAGGAAGAGTTCCCTGAGGGCGAGTCTGAATCTCCTTATGTCTTTATCTGTGAGAATCCTCAGCAACTGGCTTTAAAATTTCCTGTAAAGGGACAGCATAAAATATGGAAACTTGACCTTGCAATCCACAAGGCAGCCAAGGGAGGCCTTAGAAAATCAGCTTGA